GATGAAAGATGGGCTAAGGCTCTCATTGGGTGGGATTCTCTGAAATCACACCTCAGACAATGGGAAGCCATGGCGGGTGGTATTGTTCGAGGCAAAGGGAAACGTGGGCAAAGGCATGGTAGGGTGGCAAAGGGGAAGCGGCTGGCAAACGACATGGGGACTCCGAATGCAGAGTAATGGAGGCTGATCTTTCTCCTTCATGTCTCTAGGTAGCAAATTTTGCTTCTGTTTCTAGGTGTTTTGAATTTTGATCTTCTAGAATATGGGAGTTTGGTTTTATTGCTCCCCGTTGTATGTAATGGGTTTACAAGGTTATAGGTAGGGAAGATACAGGTGGTAGGGTTTTTCTCTCTGAAATGGTATACATGTTCTTCATGCAGCGCTATGGGATAGTGTGGTTTTTTGGGGTTTGGGTTGACGGGATATTGGTACTGATTTTTTGATGCAATGACCAGTCCCTTTTGATGCAGTGACTAGTCCCAGTTTTGGGGTTTTGGTTGACGGGATATTGGTATTGATTTTTTGATGCAGTGACCAGTCCCTTTTGGCTTATACATGTAATCACTGTAAAATCTATATTTTATACAAATTCAATAAAAAGATAttattaccaaccaaaaaaatatatatattgctcTATACcagaatatcattattctacatatTAGTGGTGGGAAAAATTAATCATATGATCATCTGTGCAGTCTATTCTCATGTTTATATATGTATTAAAATCCAATGCTGATTTAAGGGATTAATTAAGTTGTGTTCATATGTGCGGAATGCATTTCCTGTGATAAAAAAAATGGAGGTTTGCATTTCCTGTAGACAAAAATTTAAATATCTCTAATTTTATCAAAGCTTTCAGCAATACGTTTGAAGAGTCTAGCCGCCACCATTTTAGAGTCCACCTCATCAGATAGAGAAGGCCTTTAACTCTACATGTCCAAGGCTAGATCCAAGTCTgaaactttttattttattttatattggaATATAGATTACAAATATAGCTCAAAAAACCACCAGCTGAAACAAAATAGCACGAagattacatcatcatataaaaatggtAACCTAGGACAGAGCAAAAACTAAAGCATATGAGCGTCCATGATAGTACAGTAGATTAAATATAGAATTTTACAAATTCTAAATTTATTAGTGTTTGGTTACATTTGGTCACATAGCTTTACATGCACTTGAGAATTAAGATTCAGTTCTGATAAAGAAGATTCTGGTTATGACGATTTCCATCCACTGTTTAGGTCTTGTTTGACATTATTTGCAAACCCTCCAAGGATTATGACTTTCAACATGAAATAAAAAGAGCAATGTTCTTCCTGTGATGGTAATCAGAACAAGAATGTGGGATGGAACATCACGGCAGAACATGTTTAACAGATAGTTTTACAAACCTGCAGAAAGAACTAATGATTCTGATGTTTACTTGCTCTAATTGCAGACACTAAAAATAAGTTTTCTATAACAACGGATATCATTTGGAAAATGAGTATTCCATTTCTAATGAATTCCATCACATGAGTGATAAAGTTCTTTTCACCTGAATAACTGCAAGATTTCAGAGTGAGAtgcatattgaaaaaaaaaaccgACACAAATATGAGATAAAAAATCACATATTACAGAAAGATCATTAATCCCCTGTCAATGCTCTCACCAAGCCAAGTAAGGATCATAAAGTATGAGTAACTTACACACCAGTTTTTGGCCATTTAAAATCAATGGTTATGTCCTCCTTGAAATTTTAGGGCAAAGATTGAAGTATAATCTTATGTGGATGTAAATTTCCTCAAAACACTTAGAGATTTCTGAAGTGTGTCAAATTAGTGTGCTTCGTTACTATATTTTGTTTGCTTCATGTTTGGCTTTTTTCTGTAACTTCCAGTCTAAGGAGGTCAAAGCAGTATGAAAAGCTTGGTACCAAACTATGGTTTCTGTATAGTGACTATAGAGAGATGGATAATTTCTCTAAGTGCATGAGATGTGCAGGGATAACCCCATGGTGGATGCTATTGACTAGGTTGATCTTTGGTGGACGATGTAAGAGTCCCATGGTAAACATTGTTGGCTATATTTTAATGAAAACATATGGAATTGTACGAGGGGTGGGACTCAATACAGATTCTGTACtaattaatcaaaaaataaaaaggtgATTCTAGGCTTGGAATATGGGCACTGGTGAAATGACGGGAATATTCATCATAGCAATATGATATGGTGCTATAAAACTTGATATGAACGTGAAAACTTGAACATAAgccaaagaaatatgaagaatatATCACATTGAATAAGGATAGTTCACGGAACCCATACACCAAGAACATAAATTAAGTATTAACAGAAATATGCTACAATACACTCTTTATAATTTACTTTAGAGAAGTAATTTCTTGCAAGTTGTAGCGACATTGTCTGCAAGATATTCTTATTATTGGCTGAACTTTTCAAAGAGACAAACACCGTGTTTTGTGTTATACAACAATGACTTGATAATTAGCAAAGGCTATAGCATCTAGAACATATGTATATAAGATAATGTATTATTCACTTTGTATAAGACTTCTATAAACCCTTACGCACAGAAATATTTAAATATGACTCAATCTGATCTGTTGCTCATTTATAATTTCTCAATACGAACATCACTTAGTTTATCCACAAAGTACGGAAGCATCTATTTGATTTGGTTCCTTTTGAACTTCTTGGATAACTTGATCTGATCTTTGGCTCATTTATGATACTCGAGAGGAAATGAGCTCAACATCTCTTATGTCATTCACTAAAGAAGATAACTTCTACTCAATTTGGTTCTCTTTGAACTAATTGCTTTGATACACAAATTGTCCCACTTTGACCATCCAAGCGAGCGAAATTTGTTGATATGAAGGATTTGTTTAGCAGGCATTGTAGGGGTGGTGTTAGGATTCAATTCAAAACTCTTCAGATGATTAGGAACATCTAATGCACCTTGGAGTGGTGGAAAATATCGGCGagctaatctttcatttaatatatgCTATTACCTAGAGGTAGGATCAAGTTAGGTTATTTCTTAGAAGTAAGAACAATTTAAGCTTCTTTATGTTAGGCTATTGCCTAGAAGTAGGAACAAGTGAGCATAAATGCTTTATCACCGAAATGCATGATGATGGTATACAGCATATATTACAATGGTTTCAATTTCTGGTTCGGTCCTTGGAGCTTTACTCTCTGTAAAGATGTAAGTAGATTGTCTTAGAATCCATACAAGTTTAAACCAATTAATTCATCGATTTTTTATAATATCACATCTCTACGTTTATTCATTACAAAGCAATATCAGTAACtaaaacatgtgaatgacatacctACATGGTACATCCATTGAGTTGCAaataacatcaatgaaaacatgtAATCGTCTAGTAAATCCATCATATCAGTTTGCGCTATGATAATAATAACAAGAATAAGATATTTTTATTGAAAAAGATTGATATTATTCAAAAGTAAACAAAAAGTGACAATGGCTTTTTTAACATAATTGAAAATCACTGAATTGATATATCTGGCCTGGGGTCATATACATATGCATCAAGAGCAAATATACAGTTCTCTACATTCTCACCCATTGAGAAGCAGCTCCATGAGCTATTTTGTTTATTGAAGAAGACGAGATTTCCACTACCTCCTCTTTTGAAGCAGATATAATTCCCTGCTGCAAGGGATTTGTAAAACCAATTGTTTGACCTGCGTGGATCTAAGTTTGAATTGAAAAACCCCGACACCTCCTGAGGCATCTTTGCAATGGCCTTCCATGATGGGCTTGAAGTAATGTTTAGATTATTGTCATACTCTAACTCCCACAAACATAATTGTAGTGAATCATGCCTTATCAGAACAAGTGCTGACCCACATACAACCAGGTGAGGAGCCAACCACAGAGGAGAAGTATTGGGTATGGGCCAAAAAAGATTCACCATGTGGCATGTGCAATCTTCTTTAATGCCGAAAACCATAACACCCCATTCATAGTCAACATATTCAACACTGAAGCGGCTCACTATGCAGAAAAATAAACCCTTAAAGAAAACTATATCCCCATCTCGTGGGACCCCAAAACCGTCTGGGGGCAGCTGCCGTACAATAAACCACGATTGCTTTGAAAAATCATATACCTCTATGAAGCTCTCGTGCACTGTTACTACTTGATATTGATCGCCCTTCCACAGAATGTCTCCCAATCTTATCCCATCTTCTTTGTTGAGTCTTTCCAGGGGAAGTCGGACAAAAGTTTCCCTTTTTGGATTGCATACTATAGCGATGTGCACGCTAGGAGAGCGCCTCCACCGAGGAATCTGAGTACTGGTTCTGGTAAGCGGATTGTACAAAAATAGTTTATTCCTCAGCCCGTTACTTGTCAGGACTAATCCTCCCAGTGATTCCAATGCCACACAATTAAGAGGAAAAGCCTTCAATGCTTTTGTTGACACGTTTAAACGGTAATAATCCATTCGATTATTGAGAATGAGGAGCCATGGATCCTCTTTGAAATTTTCCCTCCTCCAAGTTAGGAATTCCTCGCCAGATAGTAGGTTGTTCCACTTTTTGCACACCGTACGGAGTCTGCTAACTGAGTCCAGCGGAAGCCACTTCAATATGCTCTCTAGTAATTCATTCGgtaattgagaccatatttttgaaTCTACAACTCGCGCTGCAGAAATCTGCAGGGAAACAATATTCTGGCCCATGGAAATATACGCAAGCCTGGGGTCCATGGAGGGGGCTTTCTTATAAATAGCTACCTGAGAATTTTTAGGAAAAATTTAAATATTGTGGTCTTATGAGTTTTGTTACGcaacttgtttaaaattttgaacTCTTAAATTTAAGGAAGTTTGAGCACAaaaaaggtaaaattaattaaataaatatcattttCCCTCTTCATTTGATTTTAGTGGGAAATGAAATGTGCACATTATTGACAAGTGGCAAACAAAGTTCCTAAACTAGCCTCACCTTTTTTTTAGCCCActtcctaaaaagtaggggcttctTTTTTGGGGAAAGATTCCGTAGAGGAAAAAATATTGCTTATGGGACCATTTCTTCTTTAAAAATAGAGCCCAAGCCCCTCCCATGGGACCCCAACCTAAGTCATCGAAGCCATATAAAtagttttagggttttttttctttaattgaaGATTTCAACTCTCACTTTCTAAATATAGCATGTTGTTTGTGTAAGTTGAGAGGGAGATGTGAGCGAATTCTATTAGTTTTATATATATAGttgaatttatttgtttttaattttaggATCGTTGATTTGTTGTCAATTTGTACACTATGTTATTGACAAGTAAAAACTCGAAGCTGTTGTTTACAAAATCAATGGTGTATAGCGTGTGTTAACCTTAGTGTTATTGGCTCCATATGTTTTTTTGGAGCCACAATAGTTGCGTCCCTTTTTGTTATATTTTATGAAGgtgttttttttaaaacaaataataatataaatttaattacattttataaaagcaatctttttttgttttaaaagaaaaatttaattacattttataaaagcaatctttttgttttaaaagaaaaattaaaatctaTCCGTCTTCATCAAGATtgaattttataaataattaaattagtcattaataatttcaaataatgttttaaaatcaaaattattttaattattaaaatgtaTAATCTTTGATTTATGATTTCTATCAATCTATGTTGTgtgttagattttttattttttcttgaagTAATGTGGCTTCAAATTTATTACAATAAAACTCTTTGTTATTATTTATGAATCAACGTATTCTATATAGATTtgttaaaatataggtatgcttcAAGGATTTTTAGCCTAGCCGAGGGAACTCATCCCCGAATCCAACAGTCTAAAGCAACACACACCCAACAAGGGTCTAGCACAGTCCTTAAGCTCGTCCTCAACACCTCCTCAACATCTCCTCACACATCCTCCAACCAAGGTGAGCCCACATTAACACCGTGTAACAACCCTCTTTTTCTACCCTTACAGTTTACCATGTTTTAACCCACTAGTAAAAAGAAATACATCGCCAAAATACTAATAATaaattctctctttttattttcaattcaaataCATAACTGAAATAAATCTCTTTTCTTTTTACATTCATCATGAAACATATGCAATGTCATTCATAAAAATATAAATGCATTTACATTATCCTTTTTCAAACTTCCATTTGCTTTAGGAATATTTGAACACAAATAAGCTTAGGTATTGAGCTTATAGATTACATAAGTAAAACATAGTGGTCCAGATGTCCTTTCTAGCATACATCCTCAAATATCGGTCGCCATTtgcatgaggaagagcatcactcaaacgcttttccacccaaccaaggcTTAACAGTCTCCCGTGCCTCTTCTAATAGAAGCGGCCCGACCCTTCGACGAAGAGTTTGATTTGGTAACCTCACAATATAATATAGCCTTCTAAGCATAGTGGTGTGTCCTACATAACTAGAGCTACCATACATAGGCTTCAACCTACATGTATGGTGTTCCCTGCCTAGTATGTAAACCTGGATCACAATGAACCGACAATGTAGACAATGGCAACCTACACtactttggccaaagaattcatcaccCAGTACTTTGAGTGAGAGTCATATGTCCACCCACTTAATTGCTTTGTTTGGATATTTCACCATTCAACTATCCCATATTTATCCCATGAGTTAATAATAGGAAATATCTAAAGTTATTCCCAACCTTGGATAATCTAACCCTAGATCACCGACTCATTCTTTCCTATATTCAACTTTCACATCATAGCATAGCATATTTATAGTAAGTTGACCACTTATCCTATTCTCATACCTTTCTCATAAGGTCAAATAATAGAATGACTATCTAGGTTTATTCCCATCCATGGATTAACCTAACCCCAAAATTTAACCAAATCAATGATtcgtatgaactatatatacatagcATAACATAGCTTTATCTTAGCTATTACAAACATAAATGTAAATCTAATCATAAGGATTGTCGAGTTTCTATCAACTCAAGAATGCATATCCTATAAGTAACTTGATTCCAATCATTGCTTTAATAAAGCATAATCAATCTCCTACATGAATATAATCATAAGATTACAAATTTCCATACACAAGAATACATGTACTTCAAGTAACACAAATCCTATCATGGCTTCAACTAAGCCTATACAACATCATAATCTATTTATAAGATATCAATATAAAAGTGAGGGTGGAATCCTCATGCCTGGATTATAGCTACCATGCATTACCGATTCCTTCATCAATTATGCTAGCATCATAATATATCCACTGACACATAAATTCCCAAGCCTTGAACAATAGCAACTAGCCCACTTCCTCACAGCTCTTGAAATATCATCTTCTCTCAATGAAGAACTATGAAACAAAGAACAATAAGCAAGCGGAGTGATTATGGAGATGGATAACTGAGATGGAATGAGAGAAAAATGTGAGAGATGATATGAGATGTTATGATCTCAAAAGATGAGATATGCTCCTCTATTTATACCTAAAATTCGAGAGACTTACGCTACAATTAAGCTCTCTAATTTGACACATCTCTCTTACTTATTGCCACCTCTAAGACTATGTGGCTACTCTCGAACTCCATGGTCAACACATAACAGTCCACAAAAATAACACTACAAGTCATCCTTTACTAAGTCAAAATGATTAGTTAACATTAATCACTTACTTACACAAATAATACTCTAT
The nucleotide sequence above comes from Cryptomeria japonica chromosome 11, Sugi_1.0, whole genome shotgun sequence. Encoded proteins:
- the LOC131860168 gene encoding F-box/kelch-repeat protein At5g15710-like; translation: MDPRLAYISMGQNIVSLQISAARVVDSKIWSQLPNELLESILKWLPLDSVSRLRTVCKKWNNLLSGEEFLTWRRENFKEDPWLLILNNRMDYYRLNVSTKALKAFPLNCVALESLGGLVLTSNGLRNKLFLYNPLTRTSTQIPRWRRSPSVHIAIVCNPKRETFVRLPLERLNKEDGIRLGDILWKGDQYQVVTVHESFIEVYDFSKQSWFIVRQLPPDGFGVPRDGDIVFFKGLFFCIVSRFSVEYVDYEWGVMVFGIKEDCTCHMVNLFWPIPNTSPLWLAPHLVVCGSALVLIRHDSLQLCLWELEYDNNLNITSSPSWKAIAKMPQEVSGFFNSNLDPRRSNNWFYKSLAAGNYICFKRGGSGNLVFFNKQNSSWSCFSMGENVENCIFALDAYVYDPRPDISIQ